The Physeter macrocephalus isolate SW-GA unplaced genomic scaffold, ASM283717v5 random_5544, whole genome shotgun sequence sequence ctcaaccactgcgccaccagggaagccctgactgtgTTCTTTGATGGACTTTAGTTATAGTCGTTGACCCCCTCTGTGATTTTTGCCCTTTGCAGGTCTTATCTTTCCTGTGTTGACAAAGAGAGTTTGAACTAATGATTCCCAAGGACTCTCCCACCTCTGGTAATCACTGATTCTGTGAAGGCTTCAGTCTATATTTGCTTTCCCCTTGCATTCCATCAGcaataatattattattgctaCGTTAATAATATTAACGTTTACCAGACACGTTCAGCAGTTTACTTAACCTCGGGGCCACAGTTAcgtcttctgtaaaatggggaggattAGGCTCTTTGCACTCTTGCAGAGCAAAActtttggagtcaggcagacatGGATTCGAGTCTTAGCTCTGTCACTTTTAAGCGGCATGACCATGGCCAGTTAACTTcaactctctcagcctcagtgccATCCTCTGTAAGTTGGGGAGTGTCAGCCTTTAGAcggctgtgaagattaaatgaaaaaaatgtttgtgacaTGTAATCACAGTGCCTGGTCGGCCTTTGGTAAGTGGCATCTGCCTCTCTGGTAACAGCAGACTGGGTGTCTTTTGTGCTTGTCAGGTCATCACTGGAGGCCACTACGACGTTGACTGCTATGTGGAGGACCCCCTGGGGAACACCATCTACAGGGAAACCAAGAAGCAGTATGACAGCTTCACACACCAGGCTGAGGTCAAGGGCGTTTATCAGTTTTGCTTCAGTAATGAGTTTTCCACCTTCTCTCACAAGACCGTCTACTTTGACTTTCAAGTGGGCGACGAGCCCCCCATTCTCCCAGACATGGGGAACAGAGTCACGGCTCTCACCCAGGTGAGTGGACACTAACAGTGACAGGCTGAGAtacaccccctccccgcccccgcctgcTCCTCCTCGTCTGTGCCCGTCTTGGCTGATGAGCAGTCACCAGCTATCCAGCTCCAGTCTGAAGTCTCAGTATGGACTCTGCCCCTCTGTTCACATCCCGTCCTGCAAGACCCTATGTTCTCCTTTCGGTCTTCCTCTCCATTCTTCAACTGGATCCCTGCAATACTTTCCTCTGGTGTTCCTGCGTTCCCATTTAGTCTTTGACACAGCACCACTTTCAGAGTACACATAGCATATGCCTCTCTGCTGATATGATGTATCTACATGAGAAAGACCAGTCCTACTTTGTGTGGTATGTATTAGTTAAGGTAACAACGgctagctgctataacaaataaaccccaaatatCAATGGCTTAGCacaaagaaagtttttttttctcactcaaaTAATAATCCAGAGAGTGGGGAATAGGGGTGGAGGACTTTCCTCCATGGAGTGACTCAGCAAGCCAGGCTCCTTCTTTCTTGTCATCTTTCTGATGTCCCTTAGGGCTTCAGAGTCCTCTGTTTCTAGCCACcaaaagaaggagagaatgatAAAGTCCCATCTGCTTCTTAAAAGCCCTGGCCCAGAAGTGACGCCATCACACCCACTCATATCTCATTGTTGAGAAATCGTCCTGTGGATAGTCTGGATGAAACGAAGGCGGCAAATACAGTTCAGTTGGGCAGTCACCTCCTAGCATTAAACTTCACAATCTGGAAGAGAGACGGTGACACTTTTGAAGGCCAGATAGTCATCTCTGTCACCATGGCTGTCACAGTTAACTATAATCGGaccccagcctcctccatcaGTCTTCCCTCCTGCTATTTaagcttctccctccctcccatatgCAGACTCTGAGGCTAGGACTCTGTATTACCCCTGAATCCCCAGCGCCCCAGTGCCTGGGGTGTGGCATAGAATAAGAGCTCACCAAATAGTTGTCAAATGACTGAGTGGCAGGACCCAGGGAAACCTGCAAGACAGGAATGACCCTCTGTGGCTGCACCTGTTCCAGACCCAAAGCCAGAGCATCTGAGTCTCCAGCAATGCCAGATTACCTTCTGGGCTGCCCTCCAAGGTGACCACAGGCTCCATTCCTCTGTGGCTTTGACCGTGGGCTCATTCTCTGGGCAGTTGGAGGTTAGCACTGCACTGTCCAGTCAGTAACAGCTATCTACATATGGCTGttgacatttaattaaaattaaattaaaaattcccttcCTTGTTTGCTCTATACCAACATTTCTAATGCTCAGTAGTCACAAGTGGCTGGTGCCCATGCATGGAGAGTTCCACTGGACAGCAGTGCGTTTGAACTTAGCGGCGTGACTGCTGATAGGAGGTCCAGCCCAGTGTAAGATCTTTCATAAGCTGTCCTCTCAGGAGGTCTGTTGGTCATTGATGAAATAGCTTCTGTTTTGAAGATTCTGTGAGTCTCCAGAAGCTGAGCTGAAGGATTTCTCTCTCTAAGCAGTGGAAAAGAAACCAGTAGAGAAAAGGCTTTGTGGAT is a genomic window containing:
- the LOC112063225 gene encoding transmembrane emp24 domain-containing protein 3-like codes for the protein PGRPLVSGICLSGNSRLGVFCACQVITGGHYDVDCYVEDPLGNTIYRETKKQYDSFTHQAEVKGVYQFCFSNEFSTFSHKTVYFDFQVGDEPPILPDMGNRVTALTQVSGH